A window of the Alloyangia pacifica genome harbors these coding sequences:
- a CDS encoding amino acid ABC transporter permease yields MSNFIDLFFNFGIMAQAWPLLLKGLVITLELCAVVIGLGLVGGLLLALGALSPSKWLKWPSVGFIDLFRALPPLVLLVFVFSGLPFAGLELSPFMAVVVAFFLNNSAYFAEVFRAGIQSVPKGQTEAARATGLGKAQTLTHVVLPQAVRNVLPDLLSNTVEVVKLTSLASVVSLSELLYSANMARSVTYNSSPLILAALIYLAILWPLVRLISRYQRGLAVH; encoded by the coding sequence ATGAGCAACTTCATCGACCTCTTCTTCAACTTCGGCATCATGGCGCAGGCCTGGCCGCTGCTGCTCAAAGGGCTCGTCATAACGCTCGAGCTTTGCGCAGTGGTCATCGGGCTCGGCCTCGTCGGCGGCCTGCTGCTGGCGCTTGGTGCGCTGTCGCCGAGCAAGTGGCTGAAATGGCCGTCGGTCGGCTTCATCGACCTCTTCCGCGCGCTGCCGCCGCTGGTTCTACTGGTCTTCGTCTTCTCGGGCCTGCCCTTTGCCGGGCTGGAGCTGAGCCCCTTCATGGCCGTGGTCGTCGCCTTCTTCCTCAACAACTCGGCTTATTTCGCCGAGGTCTTCCGCGCCGGCATCCAGTCGGTGCCGAAGGGCCAGACAGAGGCCGCCCGCGCCACCGGGCTCGGCAAGGCGCAGACCCTGACCCATGTGGTCCTGCCGCAGGCGGTGCGCAACGTGCTGCCCGACCTGCTTTCGAACACCGTGGAGGTGGTCAAGCTGACCTCGCTCGCCTCTGTCGTCTCGCTCTCCGAGCTGCTCTACTCGGCCAACATGGCCCGCTCGGTCACCTACAACTCCTCGCCGCTGATCCTCGCGGCGCTGATCTACCTCGCGATCCTCTGGCCGCTGGTGCGCCTGATCTCGCGGTACCAGCGCGGGCTCGCGGTGCACTGA
- a CDS encoding VOC family protein, which yields MKSLFHLAIHVTDLDAARAFYGDVLGCEEGRSTDSWVDFDFFGHQLSLHHGEPFPVTRTGKVGEHMVMMPHMGAVLRLDDWLALADRLAEKGVAFDIPPVIRFEGEPGEQRTMFFFDPSGNPIEIKGFKDFDGLFAA from the coding sequence ATGAAATCCCTCTTCCACCTCGCGATTCACGTCACCGACCTCGATGCGGCGCGCGCCTTTTACGGCGACGTGCTCGGCTGCGAGGAAGGCCGCTCGACCGACAGCTGGGTCGATTTCGACTTCTTCGGCCATCAGCTCTCGCTGCACCACGGCGAGCCTTTCCCGGTGACCCGCACCGGCAAGGTCGGCGAACACATGGTGATGATGCCGCACATGGGCGCGGTGCTGCGGCTCGATGACTGGCTGGCGCTGGCGGACCGGCTGGCCGAAAAGGGCGTCGCATTCGACATCCCGCCGGTGATCCGCTTCGAAGGCGAGCCGGGCGAGCAGCGCACCATGTTCTTCTTCGATCCCTCGGGCAACCCGATCGAGATCAAGGGCTTCAAGGACTTCGACGGTCTCTTCGCTGCCTGA
- a CDS encoding thiolase family protein: MSGVRILAALRAPVAPRGGALSRLELHELAAPVLRAAVAEAGLTFDEVDELVLGNALGAGGNPARLVALAAGLPERVAGLTLDRQCCGGLDALVVGAALIAAGQAEVVLAGGVESYSRRPLRLCTDPDGGPARGYDRPPFTPWPALDPEMDAAADALGQEGGISRAAQDFWAIESHRKALCADLSAEIIPLAGLPGDAFTRALSPRLAARAPVLSGSITAANAAVAADGAALCVLVSERVAARLGRPGLCYLGGLTLGGRPDRPGLAPVAAIRSVLDRHGLRAEDLSVAEVMEAYAVQAIACVEGAGLDPEIVNPGGGGLARGHPVGASGAINAVRLFHELQKRGGTGIAAIAAAGGLGTAVLLSS, from the coding sequence ATGAGCGGCGTCCGCATCCTCGCGGCGCTGCGCGCGCCGGTGGCGCCCCGCGGCGGGGCGCTGTCGCGGCTGGAGCTTCACGAACTGGCCGCGCCCGTCCTGCGTGCGGCCGTTGCAGAGGCGGGGCTCACCTTTGATGAGGTCGACGAGCTGGTGCTCGGCAATGCGCTCGGCGCGGGCGGCAATCCGGCACGGCTGGTGGCGCTGGCGGCGGGTCTGCCCGAGCGCGTGGCCGGGCTCACCCTCGACCGGCAGTGCTGCGGCGGACTCGACGCGCTGGTGGTGGGCGCCGCACTGATCGCCGCGGGGCAGGCCGAGGTGGTGCTGGCGGGCGGGGTCGAATCCTACTCGCGGCGTCCGCTGCGGCTGTGCACGGACCCGGACGGCGGCCCCGCGCGCGGCTACGACCGCCCGCCCTTCACCCCATGGCCCGCGCTGGACCCGGAGATGGACGCGGCGGCGGATGCACTGGGGCAAGAGGGCGGGATTTCGCGCGCGGCGCAGGATTTCTGGGCGATCGAGAGCCACCGCAAGGCACTCTGCGCCGATCTCTCCGCCGAGATCATCCCGCTCGCGGGGCTCCCGGGCGATGCCTTCACGCGCGCGCTCTCGCCGCGGCTGGCGGCGCGGGCGCCGGTGCTCTCGGGCTCGATCACCGCCGCCAATGCCGCCGTGGCGGCGGATGGGGCGGCGCTCTGCGTGCTGGTCTCGGAGCGCGTGGCGGCGCGGCTCGGGCGGCCGGGCCTTTGCTATCTCGGCGGGCTGACGCTGGGCGGGCGGCCGGACCGGCCCGGCCTCGCGCCCGTGGCGGCGATCCGAAGCGTGCTCGACCGGCACGGGCTGCGCGCGGAAGACCTGAGCGTCGCCGAGGTGATGGAGGCCTACGCCGTGCAGGCCATCGCCTGCGTCGAGGGCGCAGGGCTCGATCCCGAGATCGTCAATCCCGGCGGCGGCGGTCTGGCGCGCGGGCATCCAGTGGGGGCCTCTGGTGCGATCAACGCGGTGAGGCTGTTTCACGAGCTGCAAAAGCGCGGCGGCACGGGGATTGCAGCCATCGCGGCGGCGGGCGGGCTCGGGACGGCGGTGCTGCTCTCTAGCTGA
- a CDS encoding amino acid ABC transporter permease, whose protein sequence is MRFLDTFFDGTVMAKYLPDLLSAIVTTLWLSAIIVVGGLALGLALACLRTLGRWYLTLPIVAFADIGRALPPLVVILIFYFGLPGLGINLSGPMVLILVLGGVLAAFAEEIFWAGLTAVTKGQWEAGRATGLSFAQTLFEIALPQAIRMGIPPLVNRALAITKMTALGSVIGVKEILAVSSSAQSFSGSATPLTMAALAYLAIFLPVVILSRLLERRYAWAV, encoded by the coding sequence ATGAGATTCCTCGACACCTTCTTCGACGGCACGGTGATGGCGAAATACCTGCCGGATCTGCTCTCGGCCATCGTCACGACGCTCTGGCTCAGCGCGATCATCGTGGTCGGCGGGCTCGCGCTCGGCCTTGCGCTGGCCTGCCTGCGCACGCTCGGCCGCTGGTACCTGACCCTGCCCATCGTCGCCTTCGCCGACATCGGCCGCGCGCTGCCGCCGCTGGTTGTCATCCTGATCTTCTATTTCGGCCTGCCCGGACTCGGCATCAACCTTTCGGGGCCGATGGTGCTGATCCTCGTGCTGGGCGGCGTGCTGGCCGCCTTCGCCGAGGAGATCTTCTGGGCCGGTCTCACCGCCGTGACCAAGGGCCAATGGGAAGCCGGCCGCGCCACCGGCCTCAGCTTCGCGCAGACGCTCTTCGAGATCGCGCTGCCGCAGGCCATCCGCATGGGTATCCCGCCGCTGGTCAACCGCGCGCTGGCGATCACCAAGATGACCGCGCTCGGCTCGGTGATCGGGGTGAAGGAAATCCTCGCGGTCTCGTCGTCGGCGCAGAGCTTTTCGGGCTCGGCAACGCCGCTGACCATGGCCGCGCTCGCCTACCTCGCGATCTTCCTGCCGGTGGTCATCCTCTCGCGCCTGCTCGAACGGCGCTACGCCTGGGCCGTGTAA
- a CDS encoding nitroreductase encodes MSLSPAEELLFARRSARAFLKDPVPRADLERILRAARSAPSGANLQPGRFHALTGAPLADLSAALLGAIEEGRPQVAQYSYFPTPLPPALKAKQRAAGYALYAALGIARRDLAGRRAQFTRNYAFFDAPVGIVVTIEPEMGKGCFMDLGMALMALMVAAQGMGYATCGIGALANYADVAHAHLGLGDDELVVCGMALGRADPEAPVNKVETARDTLETYASLRGFS; translated from the coding sequence ATGAGCCTGTCGCCGGCGGAGGAGCTGCTCTTCGCGCGCCGCTCCGCCCGCGCCTTCCTGAAAGACCCTGTGCCGCGCGCCGATCTCGAGCGGATCCTGCGCGCGGCGCGCTCTGCGCCGAGTGGCGCAAACCTGCAGCCCGGCCGGTTCCACGCGCTGACCGGCGCGCCGCTGGCCGATCTCAGCGCGGCGCTGCTCGGGGCCATCGAGGAGGGTCGACCGCAGGTCGCGCAATATTCCTATTTCCCCACCCCCCTGCCACCCGCGCTGAAGGCCAAGCAGCGCGCCGCGGGATATGCGCTTTATGCCGCGCTGGGGATCGCGCGCCGCGACCTCGCCGGCCGCCGCGCCCAGTTCACCCGCAACTACGCCTTCTTCGACGCCCCGGTCGGGATCGTCGTGACCATCGAGCCCGAGATGGGCAAGGGCTGCTTCATGGACCTGGGCATGGCTCTGATGGCGCTGATGGTTGCGGCCCAAGGCATGGGCTATGCCACCTGCGGCATCGGCGCGCTGGCAAATTATGCGGATGTCGCCCACGCCCATCTCGGCCTCGGCGACGACGAACTGGTGGTCTGCGGCATGGCGCTGGGGCGGGCCGACCCCGAGGCTCCGGTGAACAAGGTCGAAACCGCCCGCGACACGCTCGAAACCTACGCCAGCTTGCGCGGTTTCAGCTAG
- a CDS encoding amino acid ABC transporter ATP-binding protein, with translation MLEINQLEKRFGDTQVLTSIDLSVKPGELVFVIGPSGSGKSTMLRCCNRLEEPTSGSILLDGAHVTACHGAALDKMRLKIGMVFQGFHLYPHKSVLANVMLAQVKALKRSKPDAKARAMEMLEHVGLAHKADAMPSELSGGQQQRVAIARALALDPKVMLFDEPTSALDPELVGSVLKVMKQLRDEGMTMVVVSHEMDFAREAADRVVFMDGGVVVEAGPPEEIFGNPKSERLRAFLSRLHPSAA, from the coding sequence ATGCTCGAGATCAACCAGCTCGAAAAGCGTTTCGGCGACACCCAGGTGCTGACCTCGATCGACCTCAGCGTGAAGCCGGGCGAGCTGGTCTTCGTCATCGGCCCCTCGGGGTCTGGCAAATCCACCATGCTGCGCTGCTGCAACCGGCTCGAAGAGCCCACCTCGGGCAGCATCCTTCTCGACGGCGCGCATGTCACCGCCTGCCATGGCGCCGCGCTCGACAAGATGCGGCTGAAGATCGGCATGGTGTTTCAGGGCTTCCACCTCTACCCGCACAAGTCGGTGCTGGCCAACGTCATGCTGGCGCAGGTCAAGGCGCTGAAACGGTCGAAGCCCGATGCAAAGGCCCGCGCCATGGAGATGCTCGAGCACGTCGGGCTGGCGCATAAGGCGGATGCCATGCCGTCCGAGCTGTCGGGCGGCCAGCAGCAGCGCGTCGCCATCGCCCGGGCGCTGGCGCTCGATCCCAAGGTCATGCTCTTCGACGAGCCGACCTCGGCGCTCGATCCCGAGCTGGTGGGCTCGGTGCTCAAGGTGATGAAGCAGCTGCGCGACGAGGGCATGACCATGGTCGTGGTCAGCCACGAGATGGATTTCGCCCGCGAGGCCGCCGACCGCGTCGTTTTCATGGATGGCGGCGTGGTGGTCGAGGCCGGTCCCCCCGAGGAGATCTTCGGCAACCCGAAATCCGAGCGCCTGCGCGCCTTCCTCTCCCGCCTGCACCCGAGCGCCGCATGA
- a CDS encoding AMP-binding protein: protein MSDTLFHWHPDCRLRVPEAPGALLRELRAALTEGAGFTIGPEGIARLPQADRGILQSRSSGTTGAAKAIRRTHGSWIASFRENAAALGISPGDAYGVLGAPQHSLALYAIAEAAWLGADLLCLDAVRPARQAAALHAAGATVLYATPTQLRLLCAAGQGLPALRHILCGGGRMPAGLRARIAELCPGAELREFYGAAETSFIAWGDAEGPGGAVGHAYPGVEIRIDAPEGEFGEIWVRSPYLFEGYAEGTSADTRWRDGFLSVGEMGKLDAHGTLAVAGRRSRMVTIADRNVFPEDIEALLLGDAAVRHCAVVPRPDPRRGVHLVAVIAGGCDAATAGRLLALCRAAVGPLAAPRRVIGLEDFPLTVSGKPDLREIARRLGDGP, encoded by the coding sequence GTGAGTGACACGCTCTTTCACTGGCATCCAGACTGCCGCCTGCGCGTCCCGGAGGCGCCGGGCGCGCTCTTGCGCGAGCTGCGCGCCGCGCTGACGGAGGGCGCTGGGTTCACCATTGGGCCAGAGGGGATCGCGCGGTTGCCGCAGGCCGATCGCGGCATTCTGCAGAGCCGCTCCTCGGGCACCACCGGCGCGGCCAAGGCGATCCGCCGCACGCATGGCTCGTGGATAGCCAGCTTTAGGGAAAATGCCGCGGCGCTTGGCATCTCTCCGGGCGATGCCTACGGCGTGCTCGGCGCGCCGCAGCATTCGCTGGCGCTCTACGCCATCGCCGAGGCGGCCTGGCTGGGGGCGGACCTGCTCTGCCTCGACGCAGTGCGCCCCGCCCGGCAGGCGGCAGCGCTGCACGCGGCGGGGGCGACGGTGCTCTATGCCACGCCGACGCAGCTGCGGCTGCTTTGCGCGGCGGGGCAGGGGCTTCCGGCGCTGCGCCACATTCTTTGCGGCGGCGGGCGGATGCCCGCGGGGCTCCGGGCGCGCATCGCCGAGCTTTGCCCGGGCGCGGAACTTCGGGAATTCTACGGCGCAGCAGAGACCAGCTTCATCGCCTGGGGCGACGCGGAGGGGCCGGGCGGGGCGGTGGGCCACGCCTATCCGGGCGTCGAGATCCGCATCGATGCCCCCGAGGGAGAATTCGGCGAGATCTGGGTCCGCAGCCCCTATCTCTTCGAGGGCTATGCCGAAGGCACCAGCGCCGACACCCGCTGGCGGGACGGCTTTCTGAGCGTGGGCGAAATGGGCAAGCTCGACGCGCACGGGACGCTCGCCGTCGCGGGGCGGCGCAGCCGGATGGTCACCATCGCCGACCGCAACGTTTTTCCCGAGGACATCGAGGCGCTGCTGCTCGGCGATGCCGCCGTGCGCCACTGCGCGGTGGTGCCGCGCCCGGACCCGAGGCGCGGCGTGCACCTGGTGGCGGTGATCGCGGGTGGCTGTGACGCGGCCACGGCCGGGCGGCTCCTGGCGCTCTGCCGCGCGGCCGTCGGCCCTCTGGCGGCGCCGCGGCGGGTGATTGGCCTCGAGGATTTCCCGCTCACCGTCTCGGGCAAGCCCGACCTTCGCGAGATCGCCCGGCGGCTGGGGGACGGTCCATGA
- a CDS encoding N-carbamoyl-D-amino-acid hydrolase — protein MTKMIIGGAQIGGIQKDETRDEVVARMVALMDEAHAKGVKFLVYPEMTLTTFFPRFYVEDRSEFDHWFETQMPNPAVQPLFDKAKACGMGFTFGYCELTPEGDHFNTSIIVSPEGEIVLKYRKTHLPGHAEFEPERTHQHLEKRYFLPGDTGFGVVRNQDVIMGMAICNDRRWPETWRVLGLQGVQLVTIGYNTPSQNNLSKEEGIERRMYHHELSVCAGAYQNSTYAVAVAKCGMEDGNHMFAGSIIVDPDGFVVAKAEGEGDELIVHEADFAKCDFGKSTVFNFAAHRRIEHYGLIASQTGVKVPE, from the coding sequence ATGACGAAGATGATTATCGGCGGCGCCCAGATCGGCGGCATCCAGAAGGACGAGACCCGCGACGAAGTCGTCGCCCGGATGGTCGCGCTTATGGACGAAGCCCACGCCAAGGGTGTGAAGTTCCTCGTCTACCCCGAGATGACGCTGACCACCTTCTTCCCACGCTTCTACGTCGAGGACCGCTCCGAGTTCGACCACTGGTTCGAAACCCAGATGCCGAACCCGGCGGTGCAGCCGCTCTTCGACAAGGCGAAGGCCTGCGGCATGGGCTTCACCTTCGGCTATTGCGAGCTGACGCCGGAGGGGGACCATTTCAACACCTCGATCATCGTCTCCCCGGAGGGCGAGATCGTGCTCAAGTACCGCAAGACCCACCTGCCCGGCCACGCCGAGTTCGAGCCCGAGCGCACCCACCAGCATCTGGAAAAGCGCTACTTCCTGCCCGGTGACACTGGCTTTGGCGTCGTCAGGAACCAGGACGTGATCATGGGCATGGCGATCTGCAACGATCGCCGCTGGCCCGAGACATGGCGCGTGCTCGGCCTGCAGGGCGTGCAGCTGGTGACCATCGGCTACAACACCCCCAGCCAGAACAACCTGTCGAAGGAAGAAGGCATCGAGCGCCGCATGTACCACCACGAACTCTCGGTCTGCGCCGGCGCCTACCAGAACTCGACCTATGCCGTGGCCGTCGCCAAATGCGGCATGGAGGACGGCAACCACATGTTCGCCGGCTCGATCATCGTCGACCCCGACGGCTTCGTTGTGGCAAAAGCCGAAGGCGAGGGCGACGAGCTGATCGTGCATGAGGCGGATTTCGCCAAATGCGACTTCGGCAAGTCGACCGTCTTCAACTTCGCGGCGCACCGCCGGATCGAGCACTACGGGCTGATCGCCAGCCAGACCGGTGTGAAGGTGCCCGAATAA
- a CDS encoding biotin transporter BioY: protein MERNLTHVALFAALIAGLGLIPKFTLAFGVPITAQTLGVMLAGTVLGAKRGALACLLFIALIALGLPLLAGGRGGLGVFASPTVGFLVGWPVAAFVTGFIVERWRGNLALVSAIASVIGGILVLYVFGVLGMSVTLGKSIPEATLLVTAFIPGDVIKAVLAGLITSALARSRPASLLSRG from the coding sequence TTGGAACGCAATCTCACCCATGTCGCGCTCTTTGCCGCGCTCATCGCCGGGCTCGGGCTGATCCCCAAGTTCACCCTCGCCTTCGGCGTGCCGATCACCGCGCAGACCCTGGGCGTGATGCTTGCCGGCACGGTGCTCGGCGCGAAACGCGGCGCCTTGGCCTGCCTGCTGTTCATCGCGCTGATCGCGCTTGGCCTGCCGCTGCTGGCCGGCGGACGCGGCGGTCTCGGCGTTTTCGCCTCGCCCACCGTGGGCTTCCTCGTCGGCTGGCCGGTCGCCGCCTTCGTCACCGGCTTCATCGTCGAGCGCTGGCGCGGCAACCTGGCGCTGGTCTCCGCCATCGCCTCGGTGATCGGCGGCATCCTGGTGCTTTACGTCTTCGGCGTCCTCGGCATGTCGGTCACTCTCGGCAAGTCCATCCCCGAGGCCACCCTGCTGGTCACCGCCTTCATCCCCGGCGACGTGATCAAGGCGGTCCTGGCGGGGCTCATCACCTCGGCGTTGGCCCGCTCGCGCCCGGCGAGCCTGCTCTCGCGCGGGTGA
- a CDS encoding transporter substrate-binding domain-containing protein — MTPKSLLLSAALTALAAIPAHAEGYKVALDGTFAPHAMPSLSGGVEGFNIDLAAAIGDKLGVPMEVVAAQFSGLIPALQAGTYDFLVAPTTVTDERASNLLFSEGFMDTNFAFTVPAGTEAMEGLDAFKGKTIAVNKGSVYESFLNDKAGEYGWEVVAYGTNTDAVEAVSTGRADANLAGATVSAWAAKQNPRIDLSYEYPTGLVWAFPFRKDDVETRDKIDAVLECLKTDGTMVALSEKWFGVTPTEGTTIVTPTPGYGTPGFDGYDETAHEVSCDF; from the coding sequence ATGACACCCAAGAGCCTTCTGCTTTCCGCCGCGCTCACCGCCCTTGCCGCCATCCCGGCCCATGCCGAAGGGTACAAGGTCGCGCTCGACGGCACCTTTGCCCCCCACGCCATGCCCAGCCTCTCGGGCGGGGTCGAGGGCTTCAACATCGATCTCGCCGCCGCCATCGGCGACAAGCTCGGCGTCCCGATGGAGGTGGTCGCCGCGCAGTTCTCCGGCCTGATCCCGGCGCTGCAGGCGGGCACCTACGACTTCCTCGTCGCCCCGACCACCGTCACCGATGAGCGCGCGTCGAACCTGCTCTTCTCCGAGGGCTTCATGGACACCAACTTTGCCTTCACTGTCCCCGCGGGGACAGAGGCGATGGAAGGTCTCGATGCCTTCAAGGGCAAGACCATCGCGGTCAACAAGGGCTCGGTCTACGAGAGCTTCCTGAACGACAAGGCCGGTGAATACGGCTGGGAAGTCGTTGCCTACGGCACCAACACCGACGCGGTCGAGGCGGTCTCGACCGGCCGCGCCGACGCCAACCTCGCCGGCGCCACCGTCTCGGCATGGGCGGCGAAGCAGAACCCGCGCATCGATCTCAGCTACGAGTATCCCACGGGCCTCGTCTGGGCCTTCCCGTTCCGCAAGGACGACGTCGAGACCCGCGACAAGATCGACGCCGTGCTGGAGTGCCTGAAGACCGACGGCACCATGGTCGCCCTGTCCGAGAAGTGGTTCGGCGTGACCCCGACCGAGGGCACCACCATCGTCACCCCGACCCCCGGCTACGGCACCCCCGGTTTCGACGGCTACGACGAGACCGCGCATGAGGTTTCCTGCGACTTCTGA
- a CDS encoding ATP-dependent helicase, translated as MTQVEITAAKAAGQADPLAALNENQRAAATFGVRPGDAAPAGPLLVIAGAGSGKTSTLAHRVAQLLMNGADPQRILLMTFSRRAANELTRRVEAITTRAMGTGIVAEALTWAGTFHAIGARLLREHAPAIGLSPEFSIHDREDSADLMNLCRNGLGLSQTEKRFPAKGTCLSIYSRAVNAGEPLAEVLRDHFPWCAMWEAELKALFGAYVRAKQAQNVLDYDDLLLAWAQVMSDPEFAAHIGGAWDHVLIDEYQDTNRLQARILMALKPDGRGLTVVGDDAQSIYAFRAATVRNILDFPAAFAPPADVITLDRNYRSTAPILEAANAVIGQARERFTKNLWTTRASAEKPRLVTVSTEADQARYMVDRILEDRETGTALKQQAVLFRTSSHSVQLEAELTRRNVPYVKFGGLKFLDSAHVKDLLSVLRLARNPRDRVAGFRVLQLIPGIGPKSAANILDALNLSPDPAAALADVVPPAKAEADWPAFVAAMTTRAPWPAAIGLARAWYEPHLTRIHEDADTRRDDLLQLEQIALGYPSAEAFLTELTLDPPDATSDRSGVPLKDEDYLILSTIHSAKGQEWKSVYLLNAVDGCIPSDLGTGSTPELEEERRLLYVAMTRAKDRLTLGLPLRFYVTQQSRGGDRHVYATRTRFIPREMLGHFESEHWSPASQGSRPAPAPGRIDIAAQMRDMWG; from the coding sequence ATGACACAGGTAGAGATCACGGCAGCGAAGGCCGCGGGGCAGGCCGACCCGCTCGCGGCGCTGAACGAGAACCAGCGCGCCGCCGCCACCTTCGGAGTGCGGCCCGGGGATGCGGCGCCGGCAGGGCCGCTGCTGGTGATCGCCGGGGCGGGCTCGGGCAAGACCAGCACGCTGGCGCACCGTGTCGCGCAACTGCTGATGAACGGGGCGGATCCGCAGCGCATCCTGCTGATGACCTTCTCGCGCCGCGCGGCGAATGAGCTGACCCGCCGGGTCGAGGCGATCACCACCCGGGCGATGGGCACCGGGATCGTTGCCGAGGCGCTCACATGGGCCGGCACCTTCCACGCCATCGGCGCGCGGCTGCTGCGCGAGCACGCGCCCGCCATCGGGCTCAGCCCCGAGTTCTCGATCCACGACCGCGAGGACAGCGCCGATTTGATGAACCTCTGCCGCAACGGGCTGGGCCTGTCGCAGACCGAGAAGCGCTTTCCGGCCAAGGGCACCTGCCTGTCGATCTATTCGCGCGCGGTCAACGCCGGCGAGCCGCTGGCCGAGGTGCTGCGCGACCACTTTCCGTGGTGCGCCATGTGGGAGGCCGAGCTGAAGGCCCTCTTCGGCGCCTATGTCCGCGCCAAGCAGGCGCAGAACGTGCTCGATTACGACGACCTGCTGCTGGCCTGGGCACAGGTCATGTCCGACCCGGAGTTCGCCGCCCATATCGGCGGCGCCTGGGACCATGTGCTGATCGACGAGTACCAGGATACCAACCGGCTGCAGGCGCGCATCCTCATGGCGCTGAAGCCGGACGGGCGCGGGCTGACCGTGGTGGGCGACGACGCGCAGTCGATCTACGCCTTCCGCGCCGCGACGGTGCGCAACATCCTCGACTTTCCCGCAGCCTTTGCCCCGCCCGCCGATGTCATCACGCTCGACCGCAACTACCGCTCGACGGCGCCCATCCTCGAGGCCGCCAACGCGGTGATCGGGCAGGCGCGCGAGCGCTTCACCAAGAACCTCTGGACCACCCGCGCCTCGGCCGAGAAGCCGCGGCTGGTGACCGTCAGCACCGAGGCCGACCAGGCGCGCTACATGGTGGACCGCATTCTGGAAGACCGCGAGACCGGGACTGCGCTCAAGCAGCAGGCGGTGCTCTTCCGCACCTCGAGCCACTCGGTGCAGCTCGAGGCCGAGCTGACCCGGCGCAATGTGCCTTACGTGAAATTCGGCGGGCTGAAGTTCCTCGACAGCGCCCATGTCAAGGACCTGCTGTCGGTGCTGCGGCTGGCGCGCAACCCGCGCGACCGGGTGGCGGGTTTCAGGGTGCTGCAGCTCATTCCCGGCATCGGGCCGAAGTCGGCGGCGAACATCCTCGATGCGCTGAATCTCTCGCCCGATCCCGCGGCGGCGCTGGCCGATGTTGTGCCCCCCGCCAAGGCCGAGGCCGACTGGCCCGCGTTCGTCGCCGCGATGACCACGCGCGCACCCTGGCCCGCCGCCATCGGGCTGGCGCGGGCCTGGTACGAGCCGCATCTTACGCGCATCCACGAGGATGCCGACACCCGCCGCGACGACCTGCTGCAGCTCGAGCAGATCGCGCTTGGCTACCCTTCGGCCGAGGCCTTCCTGACCGAGCTGACGCTCGATCCGCCCGACGCCACCTCGGACCGCTCGGGGGTGCCGCTGAAGGACGAGGATTACCTGATCCTGTCGACCATCCATTCGGCCAAGGGGCAGGAGTGGAAATCAGTCTACCTGCTCAACGCGGTCGATGGCTGCATCCCCTCGGACCTTGGCACGGGCTCGACTCCGGAACTGGAGGAAGAGCGGCGGCTGCTCTATGTGGCGATGACCCGCGCCAAGGACCGGCTGACGTTGGGCCTGCCGCTACGGTTCTACGTGACGCAGCAGAGCCGGGGTGGCGACCGGCACGTCTATGCCACGCGCACCCGCTTCATCCCGCGCGAGATGCTCGGACATTTCGAGAGCGAGCACTGGTCGCCGGCCTCTCAGGGCAGCAGGCCCGCCCCGGCGCCGGGGCGGATCGATATCGCCGCGCAGATGCGCGACATGTGGGGCTGA